One genomic region from Equus caballus isolate H_3958 breed thoroughbred chromosome 4, TB-T2T, whole genome shotgun sequence encodes:
- the SYPL1 gene encoding synaptophysin-like protein 1 isoform X2 → MSSFQLNLSPLKEPLGFIKVLEWIASIFAFATCGGFKGKTEIQVSCPKTPENRTITAAFGYPFRLNQVAFQAPPGVNVCDVEWRDHVLIGDYSSSAQFYVTFAVFVFLYCMAALLLYLGYTSLYRDSRKLTMTDFVVTLVATFLWLVSTSAWAKALTDIKIATGPNIVRELGPCNQRVTCHFGSVTSMGSLNVSVIFGFLNMILWGGNAWFVYKETSLHSPSNTSASHGQGGVPPPSGI, encoded by the exons ATTGCTTCTATCTTTGCTTTTGCCACCTGTGGAGGTTTTAAGGGCAAAACGGAAATTCAAGTGTCTTGTCCTAAAACTCCTGAAAATAGAACTATTACAGCCGCTTTTGGTTATCCATTCAG GTTGAATCAGGTGGCGTTCCAGGCCCCCCCGGGTGTGAACGTGTGTGATGTGGAGTGGAGAGACCACGTGCTCATCGGGGACTACTCCTCCTCGGCGCAGTTCTACGTCACCTTCGCCGTCTTCGTCTTCCTCTACTGCATGGCCGCGCTCCTGCTCTACCTCGGCTACACGAGCCTGTATCGCGACAGCCGGAAGCTCACCATGACG GACTTTGTCGTTACTCTTGTTGCCACTTTTTTGTGGTTGGTGAGCACTTCAGCCTGGGCGAAAGCTCTTACAGATATTAAAATAGCTACCGGTCCCAATATTGTCCGAGAACTTGGACCTTGTAATCAAAGAGTGACGTGTCATTTTGGCTCTGTGACTAGTATGGGATCCCTAAATGTATCTGTG atcTTCGGCTTTCTGAATATGATACTTTGGGGAGGAAATGCGTGGTTTGTGTACAAGGAGACCAGCTTACACAGTCCATCAAATACTTCTGCTTCCCATGGCCAAGGAGGTGTTCCCCCTCCTTCCGGGATCTAA